One region of Erythrolamprus reginae isolate rEryReg1 chromosome 8, rEryReg1.hap1, whole genome shotgun sequence genomic DNA includes:
- the LOC139170776 gene encoding tigger transposable element-derived protein 1-like produces the protein MAPKRSMRSGGDAKKTRKMLTIKEKIELLDMLKAGHSNVEVGRHYGLNESTVRYIKKDEKKIRQTSLISFNKAAKRVVTPRNKRLMKMEAGLSVWLEDCRKKSIALDTNTIRTKAQQLYNRLEHTDADGVDRDEGADDSGDPQPSTSASSASAPATFTASKGWFEKFQRRYGLKSVSLHGEAASADTGAAENFVQGTFKELIAEGGYLPEQVFNMDETGLFWKRMPSRTFLMQDEAKAPGFKAMKDRVTLIMCGNAAGFLLKPGLIYRSRNPRALKNRNKNSLPVYWMHNPKAWITKPLTRDWFNQCFIPQVQVYLAGKGLNFKVLLLMDNAGGHDDLEHEHDGVQVEFLPPNTTSLIQPMDQGVIRAFKALYMRNSLASIVAAMDADANFTLKAYWRQYTIASCLTNIQSALVDMKSQTMNACWKKLWPEVVHAHRGFAPEEIQDAAVQNSVKLAQALGGEGFVDMTPEEVNGLLDEHGLPLTDKDLEELTRSASEEEEEEGAEQGEEQEDVGLTLERLAEMNKAAANLQRMAELWDPHMTRYFQFKASLDNTIAPYRALLAKEKKKRQQLPITMFVTRTKRSATTSPAASIVDMVIEEDPDLS, from the exons atggcacctaaacgttcaaTGAGGAGTGGaggcgatgctaaaaagacccggaagatgttgacaatcaaggaaaagattgaactgttggacatgctgaaagcgggacattctaatgtagaggttggtcgccattatgggctcaacgaatcgactgtgcgatacattaagaaagatgagaagaagataaggcaaacttctctgatatcattcaacaaggctgccaaaagagtagtgacgcctagaaacaaacggcttatgaagatggaagctggtttgtctgtgtggctagaagactgccgaaaaaagagcattgctttggatacgaacactatccgaaccaaggcgcagcaattgtacaaccgtcttgaacacACAGATGCAGATGGGGTAGACCGAG atgaaggcgcTGATGACTCTGGAGACCCCCAGCCGTCAACATCTGCTTcttcagcctcagccccagccacattcacagcaagcaaagggtggtttgagaaatttcaacggcgctatggcctgaagagtgtgtcattgcacggagaagctgcctcagcagatacaggtgcagccgaaaactttgtccagggcacgtttaaagagctaattgcagaagggggctaccttccagaacaggtgttcaacatggacgaaacaggcctgttctggaagaggatgccttcaaggactttcttgatgcaagatgaagccaaagcccctggctttaaggccatgaaagatcgggtgactttgatcatgtgtgggaatgcagcaggctttttgctgaagccagggctaatctataggtcacgaaatccaagagccctcaagaacagaaataagaattcattgccagtgtactggatgcataatcctaaagcatggattacaaaacccctcacgcgggactggtttaatcagtgcttcatcccacaggtgcaggtttatttggctggcaaaggactcaatttcaaagtgcttctcctaatggacaatgcgggaggccatgatgacctggaacatgaacatgatggggtgcaagtcgaattcttgccaccaaacaccacatcgcttatccagccaatggatcaaggtgttatccgcgcatttaaggcactgtacatgcgcaattctcttgcaagcatcgtggcagcaatggatgctgatgcaaacttcacattgaaggcctactggcgtcagtacacaattgcatcttgtctgacgaacattcagagtgccttagtggatatgaagtcgcagacaatgaatgcctgctggaagaaattgtggccagaagtggtgcatgctcacagggggtttgctcccgaagaaattcaagatgctgcagtccagaactctgtgaagctggcacaggcactgggtggagaaggcttcgttgacatgacaccagaggaagtcaatggtttgcttgatgagcatggcctaccgctgacagacaaagatctggaggagctgaccaggtcagcgagtgaagaagaggaggaagagggagctgaACAAGGTGAGGaacaagaagatgttggcctaacgctggagcggcttgcagaaatgaacaaagctgctgcaaatctccaacgcatggcggaactttgggatccccacatgactcgctattttcaatttaaggcctcccttgacaacaccattgcaccatacagagccttgttagccaaggaaaagaaaaagcgccaacaactgcccataactatgtttgtcacgagaaccaagaggtctgccacaacatcacctgcagcgtccattgtagacatggtgatagaagaagatcccgatttatcctag